In Fibrobacter sp. UWB2, one DNA window encodes the following:
- a CDS encoding fibro-slime domain-containing protein, producing MLKKYVLGLFLGITAAFASGQQKTIAFFTPWSNTNAVLYMGGDSVATMTSLENYCGWFKATVDAPESDFKVYFKQTVGFNYVGAEGLVSTEPTMATEIALDSVAALSDTIWVQGYKTDVPALFSKYPGVLGDCPLKKIPVTVYDWLHGTKGDGDGSGKNGDPANGVSADFGSGGCSGKSKAVTGMVEYNLGPNGVPVRANPFPENCKITDHLDSWFLPQVIGMDTAGNEYTNMTCRDLYVSLDDDGFWLAEVSKDRISEGNEKNSDGMFLLDDFEYLDDAKTVPNPYFDQLKGTKIGKHNFGYTAKIQATFEYVPGQYFDFYGDDDVWVFIDNRLAVDIGGQHAQVAGAVDLDTIGQNTGNKLIPGKTYDFHIFYVERHTGSSNFRMRTSIDLHVDASIFLTSDNRDEGKRFEIWQINKKNKLSCNYDANSTELDTIGGASTFTLTGGNLAEPEILDVGTHYEGIVITSDSTFYIDSAAIVSNVALAPGHYFLEITLKADPSQKTKVEITVPSYAVPSVAFMKTDWTILGKNVSGDTAQIGEWAYATYQVNIAFFEEWAKVNNYNRKINLSFSDVNIDILDTVDGNKINAVNLDANGKATFFVRANAPVSGVTLTAKGAAAGVSVWTDLVFAAPPVPRVSNAIAIDRNGDGRADSLYVHFDKSLKQKSKLDSIQFTFGESFNTTSKFTIVNENDIVITAENLTPQNCSGDVCGFGSKVFTGGTSDVYVGSLNNWFTYEDKGKTGRFYMENEPIADGVGPVILTAVKSKNNSGNVMLVLTFSETVSDESKKNFVQMFDFLCVRSGENRTPENPMLQGGADKTMWLIYGATAKDAVLPTSGDRVRFTVDGIVTDLAQNKAHKENPWVVIAGNQELSLESPNVVLIGEDPYDIIKKDAVTQALLIPNTAQNAQEIGDSLGVQGSLVDFDVSKIMIEQTQTAVNHLDAFIESRIDNTVHYDTTVTSISEEEALVQLFNDIRTVVVDTSYGFCEETVNGILDGAINEGNYKLIVRPEDQVLIATMVEANVDASRDTTIAIDEILSVTQADLFDAIRQGKMDRELLQAGVSQELIDAIKNGDVNEFNIGEYRSGEKTVISGDDVELYYHTRYFSHLGEFVGDYSSSIKCSDRDLYGEEGCLKTKGRIFLAWNMRSNNGRLVGTGVYIERLEIKVIVNGKKNIHQVRDKLMGVRRKGGALSHKNSL from the coding sequence ATGTTGAAAAAATATGTGTTAGGGCTGTTTCTAGGCATTACGGCTGCTTTTGCAAGCGGCCAACAAAAAACAATTGCTTTCTTTACTCCGTGGTCGAATACGAATGCTGTCCTTTATATGGGCGGCGATTCTGTAGCCACCATGACTTCGCTTGAAAATTACTGCGGGTGGTTCAAGGCTACGGTAGATGCCCCTGAAAGCGATTTCAAGGTTTACTTTAAACAGACCGTCGGATTTAATTATGTCGGCGCCGAAGGCTTGGTCTCGACGGAACCGACTATGGCGACTGAAATTGCGCTTGATTCTGTGGCGGCCCTTTCGGATACGATTTGGGTTCAAGGCTACAAGACGGATGTGCCCGCGCTATTTTCGAAATATCCTGGCGTTCTTGGCGATTGCCCGCTAAAGAAAATTCCTGTGACGGTTTACGACTGGCTTCATGGAACTAAGGGCGATGGAGACGGTAGCGGTAAAAATGGCGACCCGGCAAACGGTGTGAGCGCTGATTTTGGGTCGGGAGGATGCTCTGGCAAATCGAAGGCTGTGACGGGCATGGTCGAATACAATCTCGGTCCAAACGGCGTTCCTGTTCGTGCAAATCCGTTCCCGGAAAACTGCAAGATTACGGATCATTTGGATAGCTGGTTCTTGCCACAGGTTATCGGCATGGATACTGCGGGTAACGAGTACACCAATATGACTTGCCGCGACCTTTATGTTTCTTTGGACGATGATGGATTTTGGCTTGCAGAAGTGTCGAAAGACCGCATATCGGAAGGCAACGAAAAGAATTCAGATGGCATGTTCCTACTGGATGATTTTGAATATCTCGATGATGCAAAGACCGTTCCGAATCCTTATTTTGACCAACTTAAGGGAACAAAAATCGGCAAGCATAATTTTGGCTATACTGCAAAAATTCAGGCGACCTTTGAATATGTTCCAGGGCAGTATTTTGATTTTTATGGAGACGATGACGTTTGGGTGTTTATTGATAATCGATTGGCTGTAGATATCGGTGGCCAGCACGCCCAAGTGGCGGGTGCCGTGGATCTCGATACGATTGGTCAAAATACTGGGAACAAGCTTATTCCTGGAAAGACTTATGATTTCCACATTTTTTACGTTGAACGCCATACGGGTTCCTCGAATTTCCGCATGCGCACCTCCATTGACTTGCATGTGGATGCGTCGATTTTCTTGACGTCTGATAATCGCGATGAAGGAAAGCGTTTTGAAATTTGGCAAATCAATAAGAAAAATAAGCTGTCTTGCAATTACGATGCAAATTCAACGGAACTGGATACGATTGGAGGCGCCTCTACGTTTACGCTCACCGGCGGAAATCTTGCAGAACCTGAAATTCTTGATGTCGGAACGCATTACGAAGGCATCGTAATTACAAGCGATTCGACATTCTACATTGACTCGGCGGCGATTGTGTCGAATGTTGCCCTTGCTCCTGGTCATTACTTCTTGGAAATTACGTTGAAGGCAGATCCCAGCCAAAAGACTAAAGTTGAAATTACGGTTCCCTCTTATGCGGTGCCAAGCGTTGCTTTTATGAAGACGGATTGGACTATTCTCGGGAAAAATGTTTCTGGCGATACTGCGCAAATTGGCGAATGGGCGTATGCGACCTATCAAGTGAATATTGCCTTCTTTGAAGAATGGGCGAAGGTCAACAATTACAATCGAAAGATAAATCTATCATTCTCCGATGTGAATATTGATATTTTGGATACTGTGGACGGAAATAAAATCAATGCTGTGAATTTGGATGCAAATGGAAAAGCAACATTCTTTGTCCGTGCTAATGCGCCTGTGTCGGGCGTGACGCTTACGGCGAAGGGTGCTGCTGCAGGTGTGTCCGTGTGGACGGACCTTGTGTTTGCGGCTCCGCCGGTTCCCCGTGTGTCAAATGCCATTGCGATTGACCGAAACGGTGATGGTCGTGCCGATAGTTTGTATGTGCATTTTGATAAATCTCTCAAGCAAAAGAGCAAACTCGATTCTATCCAGTTTACTTTTGGGGAATCGTTTAATACGACCTCCAAGTTTACGATTGTCAATGAAAATGATATTGTAATTACGGCTGAAAACTTGACTCCGCAAAATTGCTCTGGGGATGTGTGCGGCTTTGGAAGCAAGGTCTTTACAGGGGGCACCTCGGACGTTTATGTCGGAAGTTTAAACAATTGGTTTACCTATGAAGACAAAGGAAAGACTGGTCGCTTCTATATGGAAAATGAACCCATTGCTGATGGGGTCGGGCCTGTTATTCTTACGGCTGTAAAATCAAAAAATAATAGTGGAAATGTAATGCTCGTGCTTACTTTCAGCGAAACCGTGTCCGATGAATCCAAAAAGAATTTTGTACAAATGTTCGATTTCCTCTGTGTACGTTCAGGAGAAAATCGTACTCCTGAAAATCCGATGCTGCAAGGAGGGGCTGATAAAACCATGTGGCTCATTTACGGGGCGACTGCAAAAGATGCGGTGCTCCCGACTAGTGGTGATCGCGTTCGTTTTACCGTTGATGGAATTGTTACAGACCTTGCACAAAATAAGGCCCATAAAGAGAACCCTTGGGTTGTCATAGCCGGGAATCAGGAACTTTCTCTTGAAAGTCCCAATGTGGTACTGATTGGCGAAGATCCTTATGATATCATCAAGAAGGATGCCGTTACACAGGCTCTGCTTATTCCTAACACAGCGCAGAATGCTCAGGAAATAGGGGATTCTCTTGGCGTTCAGGGAAGTCTTGTCGATTTCGATGTCTCGAAAATTATGATTGAACAGACTCAGACTGCAGTGAATCATCTTGATGCGTTTATTGAATCTCGAATTGATAATACGGTCCACTACGACACCACCGTTACAAGCATCAGCGAAGAAGAAGCTCTTGTGCAACTTTTTAACGACATCCGTACCGTAGTTGTGGATACGTCTTACGGGTTTTGCGAAGAGACGGTCAACGGGATTTTAGACGGAGCTATAAACGAGGGTAATTATAAATTAATAGTTCGACCGGAAGACCAGGTGCTTATCGCGACGATGGTCGAAGCGAATGTTGATGCGAGCCGCGATACCACCATTGCGATAGATGAAATTTTATCTGTAACGCAGGCAGACTTGTTCGATGCAATTCGACAAGGAAAAATGGATAGAGAACTTTTGCAAGCCGGTGTAAGCCAAGAACTGATTGATGCCATAAAAAATGGCGATGTAAATGAATTCAATATCGGTGAATATCGCAGTGGCGAAAAAACTGTAATTTCGGGTGATGATGTTGAACTTTATTACCATACGCGGTATTTCAGTCACTTGGGAGAATTTGTTGGAGATTATTCCAGTTCAATTAAATGTTCGGATCGTGATTTATATGGAGAAGAAGGTTGCTTAAAAACCAAGGGAAGAATTTTCCTAGCTTGGAATATGCGCTCTAATAATGGCCGTTTAGTGGGCACCGGAGTTTATATCGAACGCCTTGAAATCAAGGTTATCGTGAACGGGAAAAAAAATATACACCAGGTTCGGGATAAATTGATGGGCGTACGCCGTAAAGGTGGCGCGTTGTCTCATAAAAATAGTCTTTGA
- a CDS encoding ABC transporter ATP-binding protein, which produces MIELDSVTFRYPKSTADALSNISLNIPQGSFFALIGPNGAGKTTLLRLLCGRLGAFKGTVKIDESLRNSAGFLNAEKYGVLLENPGVYPKLSIKEYLQYFTGFYGFGAEDWRENGDLLERCNSFAERLKLPPLDKRLETLSLGNRQKVQIVRALLHSPKLLILDEPVANLDPISRDTVWQLLDEWRKEENGTAIVCSHVLAEMDQWATDFAIIDCGRVLKSGRVADVGADTTSFKINATGTTLEQICSALAAAGISADVNLEHTSLSKLYRSIIQ; this is translated from the coding sequence GTGATTGAACTCGATTCGGTGACATTCCGTTATCCGAAATCCACGGCAGATGCTCTGTCTAATATTTCTCTCAATATCCCGCAAGGGAGCTTCTTTGCGCTGATTGGCCCGAATGGGGCCGGCAAGACGACTTTGTTGCGCTTGCTTTGCGGGCGCTTAGGCGCTTTCAAGGGCACTGTTAAAATTGACGAGTCCTTGCGCAATTCTGCGGGATTTCTGAATGCCGAAAAGTACGGTGTGCTTCTTGAAAATCCGGGCGTTTATCCGAAACTTTCCATCAAGGAATACCTCCAGTATTTTACAGGCTTTTATGGCTTTGGCGCAGAGGATTGGCGCGAAAATGGAGACCTGCTAGAGCGCTGCAACTCTTTTGCTGAACGCCTCAAGTTGCCGCCTCTCGACAAACGTTTGGAAACGCTTTCACTCGGAAACCGCCAAAAAGTGCAGATTGTCCGTGCGCTTTTGCATAGCCCGAAGCTTTTGATTCTCGACGAGCCTGTTGCAAATCTCGATCCGATTTCAAGAGATACGGTTTGGCAATTGCTTGACGAATGGCGCAAAGAAGAAAACGGAACGGCTATTGTCTGTTCTCATGTGCTTGCTGAAATGGACCAGTGGGCAACGGATTTTGCCATTATCGACTGCGGTCGCGTTTTGAAAAGTGGGCGAGTTGCCGATGTCGGTGCCGATACCACTTCGTTTAAGATAAATGCAACTGGCACGACTCTAGAACAAATTTGTTCTGCTCTTGCTGCCGCAGGAATCTCCGCAGACGTTAATCTCGAACACACAAGCCTTTCAAAGCTTTATCGTTCGATAATTCAGTAA
- a CDS encoding carbohydrate-binding protein — translation MECLKLSFAALSLAAVSAFAGPITTVPWNGHPGAATFTFDDGLHSQTNNLTFLDNMDAKVTFFVCTGTMDFSTNSQPHLNYAKKGHEIGNHTVNHKNLTQGADLNSEIGGAATKLRSMGLEATSLATPYCAQNATVKNAINQEHFINRGCGGGGLTGWDNEPDWMQIDSHYWQASSNVASFKSSLDQAASGKWHVQLNHGVAGNWDVISTADIKTLIEYAVSKNLWVATFSTVGAYLRAHFTIDKATATNTANGFTVKWTSPHAHMPKSVPLRVKIQGAQGKTVSQKGKEVKPNSDGTYTIEFMALELEVSGEPIEVKPFKGAIEIPGTVEAENYDTYAYSDADGKSDETGYRSDDAGIVKGGSGYALGYTSADDYFEYTLDVKKASKYKVVINGATGNSTASSVTVSVGDKKIETEIPSKGDWNTYSEVEAGELELAAGKQTLRLTINTNYINVDWIKFVDESGTTNIARKIAFEHGLAMVHCQVFDLNGQLVKSANVMAGSVREAWNLVKMGLRKGAYIMRYGEAGQGSHVVKVRLQ, via the coding sequence ATGGAATGTTTAAAATTATCCTTTGCTGCGCTTTCTTTGGCCGCTGTTTCGGCTTTTGCGGGCCCCATCACAACGGTTCCTTGGAACGGTCATCCGGGTGCAGCCACTTTCACGTTTGACGATGGTCTCCATTCCCAAACGAACAACCTTACGTTCTTGGACAACATGGATGCAAAGGTGACGTTCTTTGTTTGCACGGGAACGATGGATTTTTCGACCAATTCGCAACCGCACTTGAATTATGCCAAGAAAGGCCACGAAATCGGGAACCACACGGTCAACCACAAAAATTTGACGCAGGGTGCGGATCTCAATTCAGAAATTGGCGGTGCTGCCACAAAGCTCCGTAGCATGGGGCTAGAAGCGACTTCCTTGGCGACGCCTTATTGCGCCCAGAACGCGACCGTTAAGAATGCGATTAACCAGGAACATTTCATCAATCGCGGGTGCGGTGGCGGCGGCCTCACGGGCTGGGATAACGAACCGGACTGGATGCAGATTGATTCGCACTACTGGCAGGCAAGTAGCAATGTCGCGAGTTTCAAGAGTAGCCTCGATCAGGCGGCAAGCGGCAAGTGGCATGTTCAGCTGAATCACGGTGTTGCGGGCAACTGGGATGTGATTTCGACGGCGGACATCAAGACGCTGATTGAATATGCGGTTAGCAAGAATTTGTGGGTTGCGACATTCTCCACAGTGGGCGCTTACTTGCGTGCTCATTTCACGATTGATAAGGCGACTGCGACGAATACGGCGAACGGATTTACGGTCAAGTGGACATCTCCGCATGCGCATATGCCAAAGAGCGTGCCGCTTCGCGTAAAGATTCAGGGCGCACAAGGCAAGACTGTAAGCCAGAAGGGTAAAGAGGTCAAGCCGAATTCCGACGGTACCTACACGATTGAATTCATGGCGCTTGAACTTGAAGTTTCTGGTGAACCGATTGAAGTCAAGCCGTTCAAGGGCGCAATTGAAATTCCGGGAACAGTCGAAGCAGAAAACTACGACACTTACGCTTACAGTGATGCCGATGGCAAAAGCGATGAAACGGGCTACCGCAGCGATGATGCCGGCATTGTCAAGGGCGGCTCTGGCTATGCGCTTGGCTACACGAGTGCTGACGATTATTTCGAATACACGCTTGATGTGAAAAAGGCGAGTAAGTACAAAGTTGTCATCAATGGCGCAACGGGTAATTCTACAGCGTCTTCTGTGACGGTTTCTGTAGGCGATAAAAAGATTGAAACGGAAATTCCGTCTAAGGGCGATTGGAATACGTATTCCGAAGTCGAAGCGGGCGAGTTGGAGCTTGCTGCGGGCAAGCAGACGCTCCGCCTTACAATCAATACAAATTATATAAATGTCGATTGGATCAAGTTCGTGGATGAGTCGGGGACAACGAATATCGCGCGAAAAATTGCGTTTGAACATGGCCTTGCGATGGTGCATTGCCAGGTGTTCGATTTGAACGGTCAATTGGTCAAGTCCGCAAACGTGATGGCGGGTTCTGTACGTGAAGCCTGGAATCTTGTAAAGATGGGGCTCCGAAAAGGCGCTTACATCATGCGTTACGGCGAAGCGGGACAAGGCTCGCACGTCGTGAAGGTTCGTTTGCAATAG